From a single Streptomyces sp. NBC_00377 genomic region:
- the uvrB gene encoding excinuclease ABC subunit UvrB — protein sequence MRPVSHIERTVAPFEVVSPYQPSGDQPAAIAELAKRVEAGEKDVVLLGATGTGKSATTAWMIEKLQRPTLVMAPNKTLAAQLANEFRELLPNNAVEYFVSYYDYYQPEAYVPQSDTYIEKDSSINEEVERLRHSATNSLLTRRDVVVVASVSCIYGLGTPQEYVDRMVPLRVGDEVDRDQLLRRFVDIQYTRNDLAFSRGTFRVRGDTIEIFPVYEELAVRIEMFGDEIEALSTLHPLTGEIISDDQQLYIFPATHYVAGPERLERAANDIEKELGERLADLEKQGKLLEAQRLRMRTTYDLEMLRQIGSCSGVENYSMHFDGRLPGSPPNTLLDYFPDDFLLVIDESHVTVPQIGAMYEGDASRKRTLVDHGFRLPSALDNRPLKWEEFQERIGQTVYLSATPGKYELSRGDGVVEQIIRPTGLIDPEVVVKPTEGQIDDLVHEIRTRVEKDERVLVTTLTKKMAEDLTGYFLELGIQVRYLHSDVDTLRRIELLRELRAGEFDVLVGINLLREGLDLPEVSLVAILDADKEGFLRSGTSLIQTIGRAARNVSGQVHMYADKITPGMERAIDETNRRREKQVAYNTANGIDPQPLRKKINDIVAQIAREEVDTEQLLGTGYRAKKDGRGTKAPVPSLGDKAAKGAKSKSAGGKAKETVPTDRPAAELAGQIEEMTERMRAAAADLQFEVAARIRDEVSEMKKELRQMREAGLA from the coding sequence ATGCGGCCCGTTTCCCACATCGAACGCACGGTGGCGCCTTTCGAGGTCGTCAGCCCCTACCAGCCCAGCGGCGACCAGCCGGCGGCCATCGCCGAGCTGGCCAAGCGCGTCGAGGCAGGTGAGAAGGACGTCGTCCTGCTCGGCGCGACCGGCACCGGAAAGTCCGCGACCACCGCGTGGATGATCGAGAAGCTCCAGCGCCCCACCCTGGTGATGGCGCCGAACAAGACCCTGGCCGCCCAGCTGGCGAACGAGTTCCGCGAACTGCTGCCGAACAACGCGGTCGAATACTTCGTCTCGTACTACGACTACTACCAGCCCGAGGCGTACGTCCCGCAGTCGGACACCTACATCGAGAAGGACTCCTCGATCAACGAGGAGGTCGAGCGCCTGCGCCACTCCGCGACCAACTCGCTGCTCACCCGCCGCGACGTCGTCGTGGTCGCCTCGGTCTCCTGCATCTACGGCCTCGGCACCCCGCAGGAGTACGTGGACCGGATGGTCCCGCTCCGCGTCGGCGACGAGGTCGACCGGGACCAGTTGCTCCGCCGCTTCGTCGACATCCAGTACACGCGCAATGACCTGGCGTTCAGCCGCGGGACCTTCCGGGTGCGCGGCGACACCATCGAGATCTTCCCGGTCTACGAGGAGCTCGCCGTCCGGATCGAGATGTTCGGCGACGAGATCGAGGCCCTGTCGACGCTGCACCCGCTCACCGGCGAGATCATCAGCGACGACCAGCAGCTGTACATCTTCCCGGCCACCCACTACGTGGCGGGACCCGAGCGCCTGGAGCGGGCCGCCAACGACATCGAGAAGGAGCTGGGCGAGCGCCTGGCCGACCTGGAGAAGCAGGGCAAACTCCTGGAGGCCCAGCGTCTGCGGATGCGCACCACCTACGACCTGGAGATGCTCCGCCAGATCGGCTCCTGCTCCGGTGTCGAGAACTACTCGATGCACTTCGACGGCCGGTTGCCCGGCTCCCCGCCGAACACCCTGCTCGACTACTTCCCGGACGACTTCCTGCTCGTCATCGACGAGTCCCATGTCACCGTCCCGCAGATCGGCGCCATGTACGAGGGCGACGCCTCCCGTAAGCGCACCCTCGTCGACCACGGCTTCAGGCTGCCCTCGGCGCTCGACAACCGCCCGCTGAAGTGGGAGGAGTTCCAGGAGCGCATCGGGCAGACCGTGTACCTGTCGGCGACACCCGGCAAGTACGAGCTCTCGCGCGGGGACGGCGTCGTCGAGCAGATCATCCGCCCCACCGGTCTGATCGACCCCGAAGTCGTCGTCAAGCCCACCGAGGGCCAGATCGACGACCTGGTGCACGAGATCCGCACCCGGGTGGAGAAGGACGAGCGCGTCCTGGTCACCACGCTGACCAAGAAGATGGCCGAGGACCTCACGGGCTACTTCCTGGAACTCGGCATCCAGGTGCGCTATCTGCACAGCGACGTCGACACGCTGCGCCGTATCGAGCTGCTGCGCGAGCTGCGCGCCGGCGAGTTCGACGTCCTGGTCGGCATCAACCTCCTGCGGGAGGGCCTCGACCTGCCCGAGGTGTCCCTGGTGGCGATCCTCGACGCCGACAAGGAGGGCTTCCTGCGCTCCGGCACCTCGCTGATCCAGACCATCGGCCGCGCGGCGCGCAACGTCTCCGGTCAGGTCCACATGTACGCGGACAAGATCACCCCGGGCATGGAAAGGGCCATCGACGAGACCAACCGCCGCCGGGAGAAGCAGGTCGCCTACAACACGGCGAACGGCATCGACCCGCAGCCGCTCCGCAAGAAGATCAACGACATCGTCGCCCAGATCGCCCGCGAGGAGGTCGACACCGAGCAGCTGCTCGGCACCGGCTACCGGGCGAAGAAGGACGGGCGGGGCACCAAGGCCCCGGTGCCCTCCCTCGGTGACAAGGCGGCCAAGGGCGCCAAGTCCAAGTCGGCCGGGGGCAAGGCCAAGGAGACGGTGCCGACGGACCGTCCCGCGGCCGAACTCGCCGGGCAGATCGAGGAGATGACGGAGCGTATGCGGGCCGCCGCCGCCGATCTCCAGTTCGAGGTGGCCGCACGGATCCGCGACGAGGTCTCGGAGATGAAGAAGGAGCTGCGGCAGATGAGGGAGGCGGGTCTGGCCTGA
- a CDS encoding calcium:proton antiporter, whose product MIARLGSVTARWTSLVPALAVVLLALTWGRDLPGAVVAVVTLVLAGAVLTAVHHAEVVAHRVGEPFGSLVLAVAVTIIEVALIVTLMADGGDKSSTLARDTVFAAVMITCNGIVGLCLLVASLRHGTAIFNPEGTGAALATVATLATLSLVLPTFTTSKPGPEFSTVQLTFAALSSLVLYGLFVATQTIRHRDYFLPITRQGDVITADDHAGAPTSRTAWTSLGLLGLALIGVVGLAKGVSPTIESGVDAAGLPQAVVGVIIALLVLLPETIAALRSARRDRVQTSLNLALGSAMASIGLTVPAVALASVWLSGPLVLGLGPTHMVLLALTVVVSSLTVVPGRATPLQGGVHLVLFAAYLELAINP is encoded by the coding sequence ATGATCGCTCGGCTCGGATCGGTCACGGCCCGGTGGACATCCCTGGTGCCCGCGCTGGCGGTGGTCCTGCTGGCCCTGACCTGGGGGCGTGACCTGCCTGGCGCGGTCGTCGCGGTGGTCACCCTGGTCCTCGCCGGAGCGGTCCTCACCGCCGTGCACCACGCGGAGGTCGTCGCCCACCGGGTCGGTGAACCCTTCGGATCCCTCGTCCTCGCGGTCGCCGTGACCATCATCGAGGTCGCCCTGATCGTCACCCTGATGGCGGACGGCGGCGACAAGAGCTCGACCCTGGCCAGGGACACGGTCTTCGCGGCCGTGATGATCACCTGCAACGGCATCGTCGGCCTGTGCCTCCTGGTCGCCTCGCTGCGCCACGGCACGGCGATCTTCAACCCGGAGGGCACCGGCGCGGCGCTGGCGACCGTCGCGACCCTGGCCACGCTCAGCCTGGTCCTGCCGACCTTCACCACCAGCAAACCGGGCCCGGAGTTCTCCACCGTCCAGCTCACCTTCGCCGCACTGTCCTCACTGGTCCTGTACGGCCTGTTCGTGGCGACCCAGACCATCCGGCACCGCGACTACTTCCTGCCGATCACCCGGCAGGGAGACGTGATCACCGCCGACGACCACGCCGGCGCCCCCACATCCCGGACCGCCTGGACCAGCCTCGGGCTGCTCGGCCTGGCGTTGATCGGCGTGGTGGGCCTCGCCAAGGGCGTCTCGCCCACGATCGAGTCCGGAGTGGACGCCGCCGGACTGCCCCAAGCGGTCGTCGGTGTGATCATCGCGCTGCTCGTGCTGCTCCCCGAGACGATCGCTGCGCTGCGCTCCGCCCGCCGCGACCGGGTGCAGACCAGCCTCAACCTCGCCCTAGGCTCCGCGATGGCCAGCATCGGTCTCACGGTCCCGGCGGTCGCCCTGGCCTCCGTCTGGCTCTCAGGGCCGCTCGTCCTCGGCCTCGGCCCCACCCATATGGTGCTGCTCGCGCTGACCGTCGTCGTCAGCTCGCTGACGGTGGTACCGGGACGGGCCACGCCGTTGCAGGGCGGCGTCCATCTCGTGCTGTTCGCGGCCTACCTGGAGTTGGCGATCAATCCGTAG
- a CDS encoding amino acid ABC transporter ATP-binding protein, which yields MSDSGVQGAAALPAPVLRMESVRKTFGGSVVLRDVDLEVAPHTVTALIGASGSGKSTLLRCANLLEDIDDGAIWLDGEEITDPRADQDAVRRRIGVVFQAYNLFPHMTVLENITLAPRRVHGVARAQAEEDARALLERLGLAGKAGEYPDRLSGGQQQRVAIVRALAVRPRLLLLDEITAALDPELVGEVLNVVRDLKADGMTMVLATHEMGFAREVADQVCFLDGGVVLERGTAGRIFGDPQQERTRRFLRRIVDAGRL from the coding sequence ATGAGCGACTCCGGAGTGCAGGGGGCCGCGGCACTGCCCGCTCCGGTGCTGCGGATGGAGTCCGTCCGCAAGACCTTCGGCGGCTCCGTCGTCCTGCGGGACGTCGACCTGGAGGTCGCCCCGCACACGGTGACGGCCCTGATCGGCGCCTCCGGTTCCGGCAAGTCCACGCTGCTGCGCTGCGCCAACCTGCTCGAGGACATCGACGACGGCGCGATCTGGCTGGACGGTGAGGAAATCACCGACCCGCGCGCCGACCAGGACGCGGTACGGCGCCGTATCGGCGTGGTCTTCCAGGCGTACAACCTGTTCCCGCACATGACGGTGCTGGAGAACATCACGCTCGCCCCGCGCCGCGTGCACGGCGTCGCCCGCGCACAGGCCGAGGAAGACGCCAGGGCGCTCCTGGAGCGGCTCGGGCTGGCCGGCAAGGCGGGCGAGTACCCCGACCGGCTCAGCGGCGGTCAGCAGCAGCGTGTGGCGATCGTCCGTGCCCTGGCCGTGCGTCCCCGGCTGCTGCTGCTCGACGAGATCACCGCGGCCCTCGACCCGGAGCTGGTGGGCGAGGTCCTGAACGTGGTCCGCGATCTGAAGGCCGACGGCATGACCATGGTGCTCGCCACCCATGAGATGGGGTTCGCGCGCGAGGTCGCCGACCAGGTCTGTTTTCTGGACGGAGGCGTCGTGCTGGAGCGGGGCACAGCCGGGCGGATCTTCGGCGACCCGCAGCAGGAACGCACGCGGCGCTTCCTGCGGCGCATCGTGGACGCGGGTCGCCTCTGA
- a CDS encoding MFS transporter — MHDVRTVTAPSMPRLAAASLAGTAIEFYDFFAYGTAAALILGPLFFPTFSPAAGTLAAFATFGVGFVARPLGAVLFGHIGDRRGRRPVLVVSLLLTGASTVAVGCVPTYDTIGVAAPLLLLVLRFLQGLGLGGEWGGAVLLTAEHAPAERRGLWSSFPQVGPAVGFVLANGVVLVLSVTLAEAQFTQWGWRVPFWAAGALAVLGLWLRSSLPESPRFLEIDDHARMPLAEVVRDHWRLVLLTAGALAVGYAIFYTVTTWSLAYATERLGVSRTVMLVCIMAAVVVKGALTPVMAMLGDRFGRRPLCLVGCAAAALWMFPLVALLSTGQPLPMFLGFLGALLAFVTMFAVISAYLPELYAPRVRCTGAAVGYNLGGVLGGALTPIVATALAEHSGRVPWGVGAYLTGIALLSLGCFALLPETRPVRVAAVRPATD, encoded by the coding sequence ATGCACGACGTACGCACCGTGACGGCGCCCTCCATGCCACGGCTCGCGGCCGCCTCGCTCGCCGGGACGGCCATCGAGTTCTACGACTTCTTCGCCTACGGGACCGCGGCCGCGCTGATCCTGGGGCCGCTCTTCTTCCCGACGTTCTCGCCGGCGGCCGGGACGCTGGCCGCGTTCGCGACGTTCGGCGTGGGGTTCGTGGCGCGGCCGCTGGGAGCGGTGCTGTTCGGGCACATCGGGGACCGGCGCGGGCGGCGGCCGGTCCTCGTCGTCTCGCTGCTGCTGACCGGTGCCTCGACGGTCGCGGTGGGCTGTGTGCCGACGTACGACACGATCGGGGTGGCCGCTCCCCTGCTGCTGCTCGTCCTGCGTTTCCTCCAGGGGCTGGGCCTCGGCGGGGAGTGGGGCGGTGCGGTGCTGCTGACCGCGGAACACGCGCCCGCCGAGCGGCGTGGGCTGTGGTCGAGCTTTCCGCAGGTCGGCCCCGCGGTGGGCTTCGTGCTCGCCAACGGGGTGGTGCTGGTCCTCTCGGTGACGCTGGCGGAGGCGCAGTTCACGCAGTGGGGGTGGCGGGTGCCCTTCTGGGCGGCCGGGGCGCTGGCCGTGCTCGGACTGTGGCTCCGGTCGTCGCTGCCCGAGAGCCCCCGGTTCCTGGAGATCGACGACCACGCGCGTATGCCGCTCGCCGAGGTCGTGCGCGACCACTGGCGGCTCGTCCTGCTGACCGCCGGCGCGCTCGCCGTCGGGTACGCGATCTTCTACACGGTGACGACCTGGTCCCTGGCGTACGCGACGGAACGGCTGGGGGTCAGCCGCACGGTCATGCTGGTCTGCATCATGGCCGCCGTGGTGGTGAAGGGTGCGCTGACGCCCGTGATGGCGATGCTCGGCGACCGCTTCGGCCGCCGGCCGTTGTGCCTCGTGGGCTGCGCGGCGGCGGCGCTGTGGATGTTCCCGCTGGTCGCGCTGCTCTCGACCGGCCAGCCGCTGCCGATGTTCCTCGGCTTCCTGGGGGCGCTGCTCGCCTTCGTCACGATGTTCGCGGTGATCTCGGCGTATCTGCCGGAGCTCTACGCGCCGCGCGTGCGCTGCACCGGTGCGGCGGTCGGCTACAACCTGGGCGGTGTCCTCGGGGGCGCGCTCACGCCGATCGTGGCGACCGCCCTCGCCGAGCACTCGGGGCGTGTCCCGTGGGGTGTGGGCGCCTATCTGACGGGGATCGCGCTGCTCAGCCTGGGCTGCTTCGCGCTGTTGCCGGAGACCCGGCCGGTGCGGGTGGCCGCCGTGCGACCGGCTACGGATTGA
- a CDS encoding TerD family protein: protein MTAELVRGQNHPLSQVRLEIRVSAGRPVMAVAALGDESGQVPGVEWVAHPGVPTLPGLEVSRQAAADHRLAVDLDAVSATVHRVSVLLALPTGVGGPVSFGSVAAPFVAVTGLDGSEVATYTITGLDAESAVVALELYRRQGAWKVRAVGQGYAGGLAELLTDHGLPQAHQLAAGINDAVVQGLARSVPAPPPRTAEGDRSRQAAASTLGPDQNGSPYGAQGTQGGAGPYGATPQGPSGVGYPAGATPTDPEATQQTPAAATSGGPIDYSHPRRQNAAPPPPPPTAPPVEPGQPARPVAGDATGWSMEERLYNQVWGMFEDLARSTAAYRSAVDFAEARMEKELDQVLSDPRSRLGGQGDAAREAAQSRHIQLVDQAREALDRDLVQLGAEADVVEPALPAAYARWDNPVWHAYRVPMEMPMAVRLGDLHLPESDPLRIPMLVRLPLERGLWIDSGRSGSSDGSFADSHELRRLAMESAVAHMARLLAVHPADEFTVHVIDPAGSGARELAPLVHSGVLAAPPAVGAAGVAAVLGRLTERVDLVQMAVRGGMADSLPPGFDTAQQLLVVNDFPHGFDDRAVTQLRYLADEGPGVGVHLMMVADREDADSYGPLLDPLWRGLLRLTPVADDHLADPWVGHAWTYEPSVVPSGSQVLQQVLAQVAEARTKY, encoded by the coding sequence ATGACGGCCGAGCTGGTGCGGGGACAGAATCATCCGCTCTCCCAGGTCCGCCTCGAGATCCGGGTCTCGGCAGGCAGGCCGGTCATGGCGGTCGCCGCGCTCGGCGACGAGAGCGGCCAGGTCCCCGGCGTCGAGTGGGTGGCGCACCCGGGTGTGCCCACCCTGCCCGGCCTGGAGGTCTCCCGGCAGGCGGCCGCCGACCACCGCCTCGCGGTGGATCTGGACGCCGTGTCGGCGACCGTGCACCGGGTCAGCGTCCTGCTGGCGCTGCCCACGGGCGTCGGCGGACCGGTGAGCTTCGGCTCGGTCGCCGCCCCCTTCGTCGCGGTCACCGGCCTCGACGGCAGTGAGGTCGCCACCTACACGATCACCGGTCTGGACGCGGAGTCGGCGGTCGTCGCGCTGGAGCTGTACCGGCGCCAGGGCGCGTGGAAGGTGCGTGCCGTCGGCCAGGGCTACGCGGGCGGTCTGGCCGAACTCCTCACCGACCATGGCCTGCCGCAGGCGCATCAGCTCGCGGCGGGCATCAACGACGCCGTGGTCCAGGGCCTGGCCCGCTCGGTGCCTGCCCCTCCACCGCGTACGGCCGAAGGCGACCGCTCCCGGCAGGCGGCCGCGTCCACGCTCGGACCGGACCAGAACGGCTCGCCGTACGGTGCGCAAGGCACCCAGGGCGGCGCCGGCCCGTACGGGGCGACCCCGCAGGGCCCCTCGGGGGTGGGCTACCCGGCGGGCGCCACGCCGACGGACCCCGAGGCCACCCAGCAGACGCCGGCGGCAGCCACCAGTGGTGGCCCGATCGACTACAGCCACCCGCGCCGGCAGAACGCCGCTCCGCCCCCGCCCCCGCCCACCGCGCCCCCGGTCGAGCCCGGGCAGCCCGCCCGGCCCGTCGCGGGTGACGCGACCGGGTGGTCCATGGAGGAGCGGCTCTACAACCAGGTCTGGGGCATGTTCGAGGATCTGGCGCGCAGCACGGCCGCCTACCGCAGCGCGGTCGACTTCGCCGAGGCGCGGATGGAGAAGGAGCTGGACCAGGTCCTGTCCGACCCGCGCAGCAGGCTGGGCGGCCAGGGCGACGCCGCCCGGGAAGCGGCCCAGTCGAGGCACATTCAGCTCGTCGACCAGGCCAGGGAGGCGCTGGACCGGGACCTGGTCCAGCTGGGCGCCGAGGCGGATGTCGTGGAACCGGCGCTGCCCGCGGCGTACGCGCGCTGGGACAACCCCGTCTGGCACGCCTACCGGGTGCCGATGGAGATGCCGATGGCCGTGCGGCTGGGGGATCTCCACCTTCCCGAGAGCGATCCGCTGCGTATCCCGATGCTGGTCAGGCTCCCGCTCGAACGGGGCCTGTGGATCGACAGCGGGCGGTCCGGCTCGTCCGACGGGTCGTTCGCCGACTCCCACGAACTGCGGCGCCTCGCGATGGAGTCGGCCGTGGCGCACATGGCCCGGCTGCTGGCGGTGCATCCGGCGGACGAGTTCACGGTGCACGTCATCGATCCGGCCGGTTCGGGCGCCCGGGAACTCGCGCCGCTGGTGCACAGCGGGGTGCTCGCGGCCCCGCCCGCGGTCGGCGCGGCAGGTGTCGCGGCGGTCCTGGGGCGGCTCACCGAGCGCGTCGACCTGGTGCAGATGGCGGTGCGTGGCGGTATGGCCGACTCGCTGCCGCCCGGCTTCGACACGGCCCAGCAGCTTCTGGTCGTCAACGACTTCCCGCACGGTTTCGACGACCGTGCCGTGACCCAGCTGCGTTACCTCGCCGACGAGGGTCCCGGCGTCGGCGTCCACCTGATGATGGTGGCCGACCGGGAGGACGCCGACAGTTACGGTCCGTTGCTGGACCCGCTGTGGCGCGGGCTGCTGCGCCTGACACCCGTGGCCGACGATCACCTCGCCGACCCCTGGGTGGGGCACGCCTGGACGTACGAGCCGAGCGTCGTGCCGTCCGGCAGCCAGGTGCTCCAGCAGGTGCTCGCGCAGGTCGCGGAGGCGCGCACCAAGTACTAG
- a CDS encoding S66 family peptidase produces the protein MFAPSYPPKPSPGDRIAVVSPSSGLPGLFPRPYELGLARLREVFGLEPVEYPTTRRMGATPQERADDLHAAFADPEVKAVVASIGGDDQITVLPLLDRELLRAHPKPFFGWSDNTNLLAYLHNTGIVGYHGASVMCELGRPGAMHPWTADSQRAALFTSGPYELRPAERWNDVDRDWADPATFEAEPADRPGAGWGWVNADRVVEGRSWGGNLETLSMLLMADREISRDLSVYDGGVLILETSEELPSAAEVSRVLRSMGERGLLRHFPALLMGRAKSWSFEHPNSAEEAARYAAGQRAAVELALRAYAPDTLAVFDVDFGHTDPQFVIPYDGTVRVDGPARRIIVTY, from the coding sequence ATGTTCGCTCCCTCCTATCCTCCCAAGCCTTCGCCCGGCGACCGCATAGCCGTCGTCTCGCCCTCCTCGGGCCTGCCGGGACTCTTCCCCCGGCCGTACGAACTGGGCCTGGCGCGGCTGCGCGAGGTGTTCGGCCTCGAGCCCGTCGAGTACCCGACGACCCGCAGGATGGGGGCGACGCCGCAGGAACGCGCCGACGACCTCCACGCCGCGTTCGCCGACCCGGAGGTGAAGGCGGTCGTCGCGTCGATCGGGGGCGATGACCAGATCACCGTCCTGCCCCTGCTCGACCGGGAGTTGCTGCGCGCCCACCCGAAGCCGTTCTTCGGGTGGAGCGACAACACCAACCTGTTGGCGTACCTGCACAACACCGGCATCGTCGGCTACCACGGCGCGAGCGTCATGTGCGAGCTCGGGCGTCCGGGAGCCATGCACCCGTGGACCGCCGACTCGCAGCGCGCCGCGTTGTTCACCTCGGGCCCCTATGAGCTGCGGCCCGCCGAGCGCTGGAACGACGTCGACAGGGACTGGGCCGACCCTGCGACCTTCGAGGCGGAGCCGGCCGACCGGCCCGGCGCCGGCTGGGGCTGGGTCAACGCCGACCGTGTGGTGGAGGGCCGCAGTTGGGGCGGCAACCTGGAGACCCTCTCCATGCTGCTGATGGCCGACCGTGAGATCTCACGCGACCTGTCGGTGTACGACGGCGGGGTGCTGATCCTGGAGACCTCGGAGGAGTTGCCGAGCGCCGCGGAGGTCTCCCGTGTCCTGCGCAGCATGGGTGAGCGCGGACTGCTGCGGCACTTCCCCGCGCTGCTGATGGGCCGCGCCAAGAGCTGGTCCTTCGAGCACCCCAACAGCGCGGAGGAGGCCGCTCGTTACGCCGCCGGACAGCGCGCGGCTGTGGAGCTCGCGCTGCGGGCGTACGCGCCCGACACCCTGGCCGTCTTCGACGTGGACTTCGGCCACACCGACCCGCAGTTCGTCATCCCCTACGACGGCACGGTCCGCGTCGACGGTCCCGCACGGCGCATCATCGTGACCTACTGA
- a CDS encoding TerC family protein has product MDVSLALWVLTIVGLAALIAVDFFIGRKPHDVSIKEAGIWTVVWIALAGLFGAGLLVFGGGEPAGEFFAGFITEKSLSVDNLFVFVLIMAKFSVPSQYQQRVLLVGVLIALVLRAIFIAAGAAILASFAWVFYLFGAFLIWTAWKLIQEARADEEDEEFEENKLLKAVEKRFGVADRYHGTKLWIEQNGKRVMTPMLVVMLAIGTTDVLFALDSIPAIFGLTQDPYIVFTANAFALMGLRQLYFLIGGLLRKLVHLSYGLSVILGFIGVKLVLHALHESGVHVPEISIPVSLGVICSVLIVTTITSLRASRKQAADEAAQTGSEGAPKDSIEA; this is encoded by the coding sequence GTGGATGTTTCCCTGGCCCTATGGGTCCTGACCATCGTGGGCCTTGCCGCCCTCATCGCGGTCGATTTCTTCATCGGCCGCAAGCCGCACGACGTGTCGATCAAGGAAGCCGGGATCTGGACGGTCGTCTGGATCGCCCTTGCCGGACTCTTCGGAGCCGGGCTGCTCGTTTTCGGCGGAGGTGAACCGGCCGGCGAGTTCTTCGCGGGCTTCATCACCGAGAAGTCGCTCAGTGTCGACAACCTCTTCGTCTTCGTCCTGATCATGGCGAAGTTCTCGGTCCCGTCGCAGTACCAGCAGCGGGTCCTGCTCGTGGGCGTCCTCATAGCCCTGGTCCTGCGGGCGATCTTCATCGCCGCGGGCGCCGCGATCCTCGCCAGCTTCGCGTGGGTGTTCTACCTCTTCGGCGCCTTCCTCATCTGGACCGCCTGGAAGCTCATCCAGGAGGCCCGGGCCGACGAGGAGGACGAGGAGTTCGAGGAGAACAAGCTGCTCAAGGCCGTCGAGAAGCGCTTCGGCGTGGCCGACCGCTATCACGGCACGAAGCTGTGGATCGAGCAGAACGGCAAGCGGGTCATGACCCCGATGCTGGTCGTGATGCTCGCCATCGGCACGACCGACGTGCTCTTCGCCCTCGACTCGATCCCGGCGATCTTCGGTCTGACGCAGGACCCGTACATCGTCTTCACGGCCAACGCGTTCGCCCTGATGGGTCTGCGTCAGCTGTACTTCCTCATCGGCGGTCTGCTGAGGAAGCTGGTCCACCTGAGCTACGGCCTGTCGGTCATCCTCGGCTTCATCGGCGTGAAGCTGGTGCTGCACGCCCTGCACGAGTCCGGGGTCCACGTCCCCGAGATCAGCATCCCGGTCTCCCTCGGCGTGATCTGCTCCGTCCTGATCGTCACCACGATCACCAGCCTGCGGGCATCGCGCAAGCAGGCGGCGGACGAGGCGGCGCAGACCGGGAGCGAAGGCGCTCCGAAGGACAGCATCGAGGCCTGA
- a CDS encoding TerD family protein, translated as MTVNMTKGQAISLQKNDGGSLTAVRMGLGWQAAPRRGLFGSRTREIDLDASAVLFADKQPVDVVFFRHLVSDDGSVRHTGDNLVGGVGQGGDDEAILVDLARVPVHIDQIIFTVNSFTGQTFQEVQNAFCRLVDETNGQELARYTLAGGGAYTAQIMAKVHRVGGGWNMTALGTPANGRTFQDLMPAILPAL; from the coding sequence GTGACCGTCAACATGACCAAGGGTCAGGCCATCAGTCTTCAGAAGAACGACGGGGGCAGCCTGACCGCGGTGCGCATGGGTCTCGGCTGGCAGGCGGCCCCGCGGCGCGGCCTGTTCGGTTCCCGGACCCGGGAGATCGACCTCGACGCCTCGGCCGTTCTGTTCGCCGACAAGCAGCCGGTCGACGTCGTCTTCTTCCGCCACCTGGTGAGCGACGACGGCTCCGTCCGTCACACCGGTGACAACCTCGTCGGCGGTGTCGGCCAGGGCGGGGACGACGAGGCGATCCTCGTCGACCTCGCGCGCGTGCCGGTCCACATCGACCAGATCATCTTCACGGTGAACTCCTTCACCGGCCAGACGTTCCAGGAAGTGCAGAACGCCTTCTGCCGTCTGGTCGACGAGACCAACGGCCAGGAGCTCGCGCGCTACACGCTGGCGGGCGGCGGCGCCTACACGGCCCAGATCATGGCGAAGGTGCACCGGGTGGGCGGGGGCTGGAACATGACGGCCCTCGGCACGCCGGCCAACGGCCGCACCTTCCAGGACCTGATGCCCGCGATCCTGCCCGCGCTGTAG
- the aroQ gene encoding type II 3-dehydroquinate dehydratase yields the protein MPRSLANAPIMILNGPNLNLLGQRQPEIYGSDTLADVETLCVKAAAAHGGTVDFRQSNHEGQLVDWIHEARLNHCGIVINPGAYSHTSVAILDALNTCDGLAVLEVHISNIHQRESFRHHSYVSLRADGVIAGCGVQGYVFGVERVAALAGAGKADA from the coding sequence GTGCCCCGCAGCCTGGCCAACGCCCCGATCATGATCCTCAACGGCCCCAACCTGAACCTGCTGGGGCAGCGCCAGCCGGAGATCTACGGTTCGGACACGCTCGCCGACGTCGAGACGCTCTGCGTCAAGGCGGCTGCTGCGCACGGCGGCACCGTGGACTTCCGGCAGTCCAACCACGAAGGGCAGCTGGTCGACTGGATCCACGAGGCGCGGCTGAACCACTGCGGCATCGTGATCAACCCGGGGGCCTACTCGCACACATCGGTGGCGATCCTGGACGCCCTCAACACCTGTGACGGTCTGGCGGTCCTGGAGGTCCACATCTCCAACATCCACCAGCGGGAGTCCTTCCGGCACCACTCGTACGTCTCGCTGCGCGCCGACGGGGTCATCGCGGGCTGCGGGGTGCAGGGATACGTGTTCGGCGTGGAGCGCGTCGCGGCGCTGGCGGGCGCGGGCAAGGCCGACGCGTAA